The following is a genomic window from Candidatus Zixiibacteriota bacterium.
GTCGAGGAGCGTCCTGACCGATCGACCGAGGATGTCGAACACTTCGACCCGGACGCGGGCATCGTGCGGAAGACCGAAGCGCACCACGGTGGAGGAATTGAACGGGTTGGGGTAGTTCTGTTCCAGCGAGAACTTGGCGGGGACACCATCTCCCGCCTCCAATTGGCGCACGGCAGCGGCTTCGGCGACGGTGATGGTCACGACATCGGTGTCTGCCAGAAGTCCGTCTGAGGCGATGAAAGTGACATGGTAGTCTCCGGCTTGGCTGAGATCAGGGTCAAAGACAAATGACCCGCTGCCATCCCCATTGTCCGAGAAGCTCGCGTTGAGCGGCACGTTCAAAGCCGAGAGCGCAGGGACCGTGGCATCGATGTCATGGCCGATCACCGTAAGCGCGAGATGCTCCCCCTCGTTGACCGACTGCGGGGAAATGTGATCGAGCACCGGCGCCGCGTTCGTATGGGCGACCATGATCGTAACGACTTCGCCGTCCGCAAGTTCTCCGTCCCAAGCAATGAAGAGAACATCGTAGATCCCTTCCTGCGTGTAGTCGGGATGGAAGATGAATGTCCCCGTGCCGTTGCTGCTGTCGATCAACGCCGAATGATCGGGTGGGTTCGCCACCATGAGGAGCGGAGTTGTTCCGTCAAGATCGGATGCTGAGATCGGAAATGCCAGCGAGCCGCCTTCGGCAGTCGTCTTGGAGCCGATAGTGGCAAGCACAGGGGCATTGTTGGCGTTCGGGTTGATGGTCACAATGCCCCGCCGGAATGCAAACATGACGCCCGCAAAGGACAGATCAGTCCCTTGCAGGTGGTTGTTGGGGCACGTACACGCGGTGTCGATCTCAAAACTGCCCGGGACGGAATCGACATCGAAGACAAACTCGAATGAGGGTCCAGCCAGGTATGGCGTTGAGTCACCGTCTTGCGGCCAACCGTGATGGACACCGGCTGCGCTGTCGCTCCCTGACGGTAGATACCAAAGGTGCGGGGGAGCGCTTGTGCTCACTCCGGCCCACAGGAAGCCGTCGGGGGACGTGAAGTCCACTGGACTACTGGTATTGTACGCATGAGCAACGGGCCCACTGCAGAGGGGGAAACCACCGCCCGCGTGGCAGTTCGTGTCGGTGGGTGTGCCGTAGACTATCTTACTCACGGAACTCGTGAGTGCGCTGGCGGAGATCCTGCGATCCGGCGGTGCCGAGAAGACACAAGACCCCATAATGTACGACCCGTTGGCATCGGTATCGCGAAACTCCAGCGGCATGACGAAAGCGGTGAGGGGCGTGTCGTTGACCACCCAAACGCCGATGGTCACGTCGGTATCACCGGGATGGACCGACTTGGACTCGACCCAGACGGCGTTGTATGCGCACGCCGTCCCGGCACCCAAGAGGCCGCACAGAACGCAGATTGCGACGACGATCCGGGGCCGATTCACGGACATCTACCTCAGTACCAACATGCTGCGCACCCGCGAGTAGCCGGACGCTTCCAAGCGATAGAAGTACACCCCTGAGGCGACCGGCGCGCCACCATCGTCAGCGCCATTCCAATCGACCGCGTAGCTGCCCAATGTCATGCTCTCGTCAACCAGCGCCCGTACTCTCCGCCCCAAGATGTCGAAGATCTCAAGCCGCACCGACCCGTCACGCGGCAGACTGAAGCGCACCACGGTGCCGGCATTGAACGGATTCGGGTAGTTCTGCTCCAGCGCGTACTCGGTCGGGACACTCCCCCCTGTCTCCAGCGAGCGAATCGCGGCGACGTCGTTGACCGTTATGACAGCGATCTCGGTGTCGGCCAGAAGCCCATCGGAGGCGACGAAACGAACATCGTAGTCGCCCGACTGGGTGAGATCGGGGCTGAAACTGAAGGCCCCGATTCCGTTGCCGTTGTCGACGAAACTCGCATTCAGAGGTACGTTCTGTGCCGTCAGATTCATCGTGTCGCCATTCGGATCGCTCGCCGTAACCGGGAAGTTCAGGGTCTGCCCTTCATCGACGGACTTGGGAGTGATGGATGCGATGATCGGTGCCAGATTCAAATGACTGACCGTGATCGGCACGACCTCGCTGTCAGCCAGCTCGCCATCCCAGGCGATGAACGTGACATTGTGTACCCCCACCTGACTCGAGTCCGGATGGAAGCTGAAGGTGCCCGAGCTATCGGCGTAATCCGGAAACTCGGAATTCGCCGGCAGATTCCTCGCCATCAAGAACGGAGGGGTGCCATTGGCGTCTGTGGCGGAGACGGTGAGGTCGAGCGAGTCACCGACCGTCACAGATTGGGAACCGATGGCCGCCAGGACAGGGGCGGCATTGGGCACGTCGCTGATGGTTATGATTCCCTTGCGAAACACGAAATGCACAAGATCGGCACTGGGGGGTGTGGTGGCCATCAAGTGATTGTTGGGTGTGATGCAGGCCGTGTCGATCTCGAATGTCCCGAGCGATGAGTTCACGTTGAAACCGAGAGTCACCGACGCCCCAGCCAAGTATGGGGTCGACTCACCGACGCTCGG
Proteins encoded in this region:
- a CDS encoding Ig-like domain-containing protein, with protein sequence MRRLSAVFIMSIASVLSIAGGAVAYNAVWVESKTVAPGATGVTIGVWVVNDTALTGWVLPLEFRDTDGNGSYIEGPAASFSGTQVPSTNRVGASPLTASSVMTKYGSPTTQSCSGPTSHTWPPPAAVDFLSPDAVMLALFSMSAPPNLYYLPPGNDSVAGQFEDWPSVGESTPYLAGASVTLGFNVNSSLGTFEIDTACITPNNHLMATTPPSADLVHFVFRKGIITISDVPNAAPVLAAIGSQSVTVGDSLDLTVSATDANGTPPFLMARNLPANSEFPDYADSSGTFSFHPDSSQVGVHNVTFIAWDGELADSEVVPITVSHLNLAPIIASITPKSVDEGQTLNFPVTASDPNGDTMNLTAQNVPLNASFVDNGNGIGAFSFSPDLTQSGDYDVRFVASDGLLADTEIAVITVNDVAAIRSLETGGSVPTEYALEQNYPNPFNAGTVVRFSLPRDGSVRLEIFDILGRRVRALVDESMTLGSYAVDWNGADDGGAPVASGVYFYRLEASGYSRVRSMLVLR
- a CDS encoding Ig-like domain-containing protein; protein product: MNRPRIVVAICVLCGLLGAGTACAYNAVWVESKSVHPGDTDVTIGVWVVNDTPLTAFVMPLEFRDTDANGSYIMGSCVFSAPPDRRISASALTSSVSKIVYGTPTDTNCHAGGGFPLCSGPVAHAYNTSSPVDFTSPDGFLWAGVSTSAPPHLWYLPSGSDSAAGVHHGWPQDGDSTPYLAGPSFEFVFDVDSVPGSFEIDTACTCPNNHLQGTDLSFAGVMFAFRRGIVTINPNANNAPVLATIGSKTTAEGGSLAFPISASDLDGTTPLLMVANPPDHSALIDSSNGTGTFIFHPDYTQEGIYDVLFIAWDGELADGEVVTIMVAHTNAAPVLDHISPQSVNEGEHLALTVIGHDIDATVPALSALNVPLNASFSDNGDGSGSFVFDPDLSQAGDYHVTFIASDGLLADTDVVTITVAEAAAVRQLEAGDGVPAKFSLEQNYPNPFNSSTVVRFGLPHDARVRVEVFDILGRSVRTLLDEFKPLGVYAVDWDGRDNAGRTLSTGVYFCRIVSGDFESIRSMLLLK